A single window of Undibacterium sp. 5I1 DNA harbors:
- the polA gene encoding DNA polymerase I, translating to MQKTLLLVDGSSYLYRAFHAMPDLRNAQGEPTGAIYGMINMLRRLRYDYPAAYIACVFDAKGKTFRDDLYPEYKAQRAPMPDDLRLQIVPIHEAVTAMGWPILMVEGVEADDVIGTLAVEATSRGMNTIVSTGDKDLAQLVNANVTLINTMSNEKLDEAGVIAKFGVPPNRIIDYLTLIGDTVDNVPGVAKCGPKTAVKWLAEYDSLDGVIANADKIKGVVGDNLRQALDWLPQGRVLITVKTDCDLSAQHISIDESLVAKEESKEAMLAFFTRYGFKSWLRELSGDPTAGATPLKTASNTNNAQAGLFGDEASNATSAASSTASITSPAEIPAAPAVTQYDMILTEAALDQWLAKINQAALTSVDTETTSLEPMTAQMVGISLCCEPGLAAYIPLAHSYPGAPAQLSREVVLAKLKPWLEDASKLKVGQNLKYDSHIFANHGIHLLGIQHDTLLESYVFESHKSHDMDSLALRHLGRKTISFEEVCGKGASQICFDQVDLERATQYAAEDADITLQLHLAMWPQIEPDAKLTRIYHEIELPTSIVLQKIERNGVLINKDLLATQSHEIGIRLLELEQKAYELAEQPFNLNSPKQLGEIFFVKLGLPVVKKTPSGAPSTDEEVLQKLAENYPLPKVLLEYRGLAKLKSTYTDKLPKMVNASTGRVHTNYAQAVAVTGRLASNDPNLQNIPVRTAEGRRIREAFVAPTGSHIVSADYSQIELRIMAHISGDASLLKAFADGEDIHRATASEIFGVTLPEVTSEQRRYAKVINFGLIYGMSAFGLAGNLGIERNAAQSYIDKYFQRYPGVAQYMADTRTQAKAQGYVETVFGRRLWLAEINSPNGPRRQGAERAAINAPMQGTAADLIKLAMIAVQDWLETDQLQSKMIMQVHDELVLEVPDAELELVKRKLPELMANVAELRVPLLAEVGVGNNWEEAH from the coding sequence ATGCAAAAAACCTTGTTATTAGTCGATGGGTCCAGCTACCTATACCGCGCTTTCCATGCCATGCCCGATCTGCGCAATGCGCAAGGCGAGCCAACAGGCGCGATCTACGGCATGATCAATATGTTACGCCGATTACGCTACGATTATCCGGCCGCCTACATCGCCTGCGTGTTTGATGCTAAAGGTAAAACCTTTCGCGACGACCTCTATCCAGAATACAAAGCACAACGCGCACCGATGCCCGACGACCTGCGCCTGCAAATTGTCCCCATTCATGAAGCCGTCACCGCCATGGGCTGGCCGATACTAATGGTCGAAGGCGTTGAAGCAGACGACGTGATTGGCACCCTCGCGGTAGAAGCGACATCACGCGGCATGAACACCATCGTCTCGACCGGCGATAAAGATCTGGCGCAACTGGTCAACGCTAATGTCACACTGATCAACACCATGAGTAATGAGAAGCTCGATGAAGCTGGTGTCATCGCCAAATTTGGCGTACCGCCAAACCGCATCATCGATTACCTCACCTTGATTGGCGATACCGTCGATAACGTACCAGGTGTCGCCAAATGCGGACCAAAGACTGCCGTTAAATGGCTGGCAGAATATGACAGTCTCGATGGCGTCATTGCCAATGCCGATAAGATTAAAGGCGTCGTTGGCGACAACCTACGTCAGGCATTAGACTGGTTGCCGCAAGGCCGGGTTTTGATCACCGTCAAAACAGATTGCGACTTGTCGGCACAGCATATTTCCATCGACGAATCGCTAGTCGCCAAAGAAGAGAGCAAAGAAGCCATGCTCGCCTTCTTCACACGCTATGGTTTTAAAAGCTGGCTGCGTGAATTATCGGGCGATCCAACTGCCGGTGCAACGCCACTCAAAACAGCATCCAATACAAACAACGCACAAGCGGGCTTGTTTGGCGATGAGGCTAGCAACGCGACTTCTGCAGCCTCATCTACAGCCTCAATCACCAGCCCTGCTGAAATTCCGGCAGCGCCCGCAGTAACTCAGTACGACATGATTCTGACCGAAGCCGCGCTGGATCAATGGCTGGCAAAAATCAATCAAGCCGCCCTCACCTCTGTCGATACCGAAACTACGTCGCTAGAGCCGATGACGGCGCAAATGGTCGGTATCTCTTTATGTTGCGAACCGGGATTAGCCGCTTATATCCCGCTAGCACACAGCTACCCCGGCGCACCGGCGCAACTCAGTCGCGAGGTGGTGCTGGCAAAACTCAAGCCATGGTTAGAAGATGCCAGCAAACTCAAGGTCGGCCAAAACCTCAAATACGACAGCCATATCTTCGCTAATCACGGTATTCATTTACTGGGGATACAACACGACACGCTGCTGGAATCTTACGTATTTGAATCACATAAGTCACATGACATGGACAGCCTGGCCTTGCGCCATCTGGGCAGAAAAACTATCAGCTTTGAAGAAGTCTGCGGCAAAGGTGCGTCGCAAATTTGTTTCGATCAAGTTGATCTGGAACGCGCTACACAATACGCGGCAGAAGATGCCGATATCACGCTGCAACTCCATCTGGCGATGTGGCCACAGATAGAACCCGATGCCAAACTCACCCGTATTTATCACGAGATCGAATTGCCGACCTCTATCGTATTGCAAAAAATCGAGCGCAACGGTGTACTCATCAACAAAGATTTATTAGCCACACAATCACATGAAATTGGTATCCGCTTACTAGAGCTGGAACAAAAAGCCTACGAGCTGGCAGAGCAACCCTTCAACCTAAATTCACCCAAACAATTAGGTGAAATTTTCTTCGTCAAACTGGGTCTGCCCGTCGTCAAAAAAACGCCTTCCGGTGCGCCGTCGACCGACGAAGAAGTCTTACAAAAACTGGCAGAAAATTATCCCCTGCCCAAAGTATTGCTCGAATATCGCGGTCTCGCCAAACTCAAATCAACCTATACCGACAAGCTGCCAAAGATGGTCAACGCAAGCACCGGTCGCGTCCACACCAACTACGCACAAGCAGTCGCCGTCACGGGCCGCCTAGCGTCGAACGATCCCAATCTGCAAAACATTCCCGTACGCACCGCAGAAGGACGCCGCATCCGCGAAGCGTTCGTGGCACCGACCGGCAGCCACATCGTCTCTGCCGATTATTCGCAAATTGAGCTACGCATCATGGCGCATATCTCTGGCGACGCCAGCTTACTTAAAGCCTTTGCCGATGGCGAAGACATACACCGCGCCACCGCGTCCGAAATTTTTGGTGTCACACTGCCAGAAGTCACTAGCGAGCAACGACGCTACGCCAAGGTTATCAACTTTGGACTGATCTACGGCATGAGCGCGTTTGGTTTAGCAGGTAATTTAGGCATAGAGCGCAACGCCGCCCAAAGCTATATCGACAAATACTTCCAACGCTACCCAGGCGTCGCCCAATACATGGCCGACACCCGCACCCAAGCCAAAGCCCAAGGCTATGTAGAAACCGTCTTCGGCCGCCGCCTCTGGCTAGCAGAAATCAACAGCCCCAATGGCCCACGCCGCCAGGGTGCAGAACGCGCAGCGATCAATGCTCCGATGCAAGGCACCGCTGCAGACCTGATCAAGTTAGCGATGATCGCCGTACAGGATTGGCTAGAGACTGACCAGCTCCAATCCAAAATGATCATGCAAGTTCATGATGAATTAGTGCTCGAAGTACCAGATGCAGAACTAGAATTGGTGAAACGCAAATTGCCAGAATTGATGGCGAATGTCGCAGAACTACGAGTGCCGTTATTGGCGGAAGTTGGCGTGGGAAATAATTGGGAAGAGGCGCATTAA
- a CDS encoding DUF1345 domain-containing protein: MFSIKNFIHTRPRLSLTFFLGLLVTFLLPANFDWMTRALFGWNVAVWGYLILMGWLMSCANHDSVNKIAQQEHEGAVAILVILSVAATASLVAIIFELSNMKGLSADIRFLKYILTAMTVFGSWCLVAMIFTFHYALVFYRSPKGHPALRFPDDEKNPDYWDFLYFSFTIAMAVQTSDVSVMTRQMRKTVLGQSVLSFLFNVAIVGFSINIAASLVGN, translated from the coding sequence ATGTTCTCAATTAAAAATTTTATACATACACGCCCCCGGTTAAGCCTGACATTCTTTTTAGGTTTGCTAGTCACGTTTCTACTTCCCGCTAATTTTGATTGGATGACCCGCGCACTATTTGGCTGGAACGTCGCCGTATGGGGATATCTGATTTTGATGGGCTGGTTGATGAGCTGCGCGAATCACGACAGTGTCAACAAAATTGCCCAGCAAGAGCATGAAGGTGCGGTCGCTATTTTGGTGATTTTGTCGGTCGCTGCAACTGCCAGTCTGGTTGCCATTATTTTTGAATTGTCGAATATGAAGGGACTATCTGCTGACATCCGTTTTCTCAAATATATACTCACCGCAATGACGGTATTTGGCTCCTGGTGTTTAGTTGCGATGATTTTTACGTTTCATTATGCGCTAGTGTTTTATCGCTCACCCAAAGGACATCCCGCTTTACGTTTTCCCGATGACGAAAAAAATCCTGACTACTGGGACTTTCTATATTTTTCATTCACCATCGCTATGGCAGTACAAACATCGGATGTCAGTGTAATGACACGCCAAATGCGTAAGACGGTATTAGGACAGTCCGTATTAAGTTTTTTATTTAATGTCGCGATTGTCGGTTTCTCAATCAACATCGCAGCCAGTCTGGTCGGTAATTGA
- a CDS encoding M14 family metallopeptidase translates to MLMSSRLLFCLLSVATLSVTSNTANSAAPLKNNLTTLSERSGFVKTGRYDEVIALCAEFQKAYPSAVRCTEFGRTPEGRPMLALIASRTGALTATEAQQRNIPVVLIQGGIHAGEIDGKDAGFLALREALENTAAKGALDKQVLIFVPVFNIDGHERFGRWNRPNQRGPEEMGWRTTAQNFNLNRDYVKADSPEMQAMLKLINEWDPLATVDLHVTDGAQFEHDISIQVEPVNSGDTNLRASGKQLRDAVITDLAKQGSLPLPFYMSFEKEDDPLSGFADNVPTARFSHGYFVLRNRYGMLVETHSWKDYPTRVRITHNTIISVFNQIALHGAEWRNLAIAADARAATLAGKQVVVSYATTDKTIPIAFRGYAYERTPSTISGALMTRYDETKPQIWNVTLRNEIVPKNIVTAPQAGYLVSAAYADAIAQKLTQHGIQFRVLKSGLDSARIESLRADKVSFTAESFEGHQILTLKGAWKTEQRTLAPGSLFVPIAQAKARLVIELFEPSAPDALVNWGWFNNAFERKEYMEAYVAEEVAREQLAADPALRKEFEQRLASDASFAKNSVARLNFFARRHSSWDERFNLYPVFRTALVPQ, encoded by the coding sequence ATGTTGATGTCTTCACGCCTCTTGTTTTGCCTGCTGTCCGTCGCTACGTTATCTGTTACAAGCAATACAGCCAATAGCGCGGCACCGCTTAAGAATAATCTGACTACACTCTCTGAACGTTCTGGCTTCGTCAAAACAGGACGTTATGATGAAGTCATCGCGCTCTGTGCAGAATTCCAGAAAGCCTATCCGTCTGCTGTGCGCTGCACTGAGTTTGGCCGTACACCGGAAGGTCGTCCGATGCTGGCACTGATCGCCTCACGCACAGGGGCATTGACGGCAACAGAAGCACAGCAGCGCAATATTCCTGTCGTGCTGATACAGGGTGGAATACATGCGGGTGAAATTGATGGAAAAGATGCCGGTTTTTTAGCGCTGCGCGAGGCTTTAGAAAACACTGCTGCCAAAGGCGCACTGGATAAGCAGGTACTGATTTTTGTTCCTGTATTTAATATCGATGGTCATGAACGCTTTGGTCGATGGAACCGGCCAAATCAGCGAGGGCCAGAAGAAATGGGCTGGCGCACGACCGCACAAAACTTCAATTTAAACCGGGATTACGTTAAAGCCGATTCCCCCGAAATGCAGGCAATGCTTAAGCTGATCAATGAGTGGGATCCACTTGCCACGGTTGATTTGCATGTGACCGACGGCGCTCAATTTGAACATGATATTTCGATACAAGTAGAGCCGGTCAATTCTGGCGACACCAACTTACGGGCATCTGGCAAACAGCTACGCGATGCGGTGATTACCGATCTGGCAAAGCAAGGTTCTCTGCCATTACCGTTTTATATGTCGTTTGAAAAAGAGGATGATCCGCTCTCTGGCTTTGCAGATAATGTACCGACAGCCAGGTTTTCACATGGCTATTTTGTATTACGCAATCGCTATGGAATGCTGGTAGAAACGCATTCCTGGAAAGACTATCCAACCCGTGTCCGCATCACGCACAACACCATCATTTCTGTATTCAATCAGATTGCATTGCACGGTGCTGAATGGCGCAATTTAGCCATCGCCGCCGATGCAAGAGCCGCCACCTTGGCGGGCAAACAAGTGGTCGTCAGCTATGCCACTACTGATAAAACCATCCCTATCGCCTTTCGCGGCTATGCTTACGAGCGAACACCATCGACTATCTCTGGCGCACTGATGACACGCTATGATGAGACCAAACCACAAATCTGGAATGTGACCTTACGTAATGAGATCGTGCCCAAAAACATCGTCACCGCACCGCAGGCAGGCTACCTGGTCAGCGCCGCGTATGCAGATGCCATCGCACAAAAACTGACTCAACACGGCATCCAATTCCGGGTACTCAAATCTGGACTAGACAGCGCAAGGATAGAAAGCCTGCGTGCAGATAAAGTCAGTTTCACTGCCGAATCATTTGAAGGCCACCAGATACTTACGCTAAAAGGTGCATGGAAAACCGAACAACGTACGCTGGCGCCAGGCAGTCTGTTTGTACCCATCGCCCAAGCCAAAGCCAGATTAGTTATCGAATTGTTCGAGCCCAGCGCACCCGATGCGCTAGTCAACTGGGGCTGGTTTAATAATGCCTTCGAACGTAAAGAATATATGGAAGCCTACGTCGCCGAAGAAGTCGCCCGTGAGCAATTAGCCGCAGACCCGGCATTACGAAAAGAATTTGAACAACGCCTCGCCAGCGATGCCAGCTTCGCAAAAAACTCTGTCGCCAGATTAAATTTTTTTGCGCGCAGACATTCTTCCTGGGACGAACGGTTTAATTTGTATCCGGTGTTTAGAACGGCGTTGGTACCGCAGTGA
- a CDS encoding TRZ/ATZ family hydrolase, with product MTKITCLYPHYLIPVEPRATVLTQHALVMQDDKILAVLPADQARQQYASAKHLEMPEHAILPGLINLHAHSAMSLLRGLADDLSLMDWLNHHIWPAEKKHVSDEFVFDGSVHAMAEMIRGGTTTVNDMYFCHEAVARAGAHTGMRTIVGCSILEFPTVYANDADEYISKALAARQSFVGQAGISFRLAPHAPYTVADETFSKIIALSEKLGIDIHCHIHETQDEVDTSLKQYGMRPLERLHQLGLLSPALIAAHVVHANDAEIALLARQGVHVAHNPASNLKLASGFARVHDMQTAGIQVGIGTDGAASNNKLDLLGDLRMAALLSKAQSGNPTALNASIALEMATLSGAKALGMDQQIGSLVAGKQADLIAIDLSAIETQPLFDPISQIVYAAGREQVSHVWVNGKCLMSDRVFCDLQMDQLLDKARWWQKKIAVATV from the coding sequence ATGACAAAAATCACCTGCCTTTATCCGCACTATCTGATACCGGTTGAGCCACGCGCCACCGTGTTGACTCAACACGCCTTGGTGATGCAAGACGATAAAATTCTTGCGGTGTTACCTGCAGATCAGGCGCGCCAGCAATACGCCAGCGCGAAGCATCTGGAGATGCCAGAGCACGCCATACTGCCTGGCTTGATCAATCTGCACGCCCACTCTGCGATGAGTTTGCTGCGCGGTCTGGCGGACGATTTATCTTTGATGGATTGGCTTAACCATCACATCTGGCCAGCAGAGAAGAAGCATGTCTCGGATGAGTTTGTGTTTGATGGTAGCGTGCATGCGATGGCGGAAATGATCCGTGGTGGCACAACGACGGTCAACGATATGTACTTCTGCCACGAGGCGGTGGCGCGCGCTGGTGCACACACCGGTATGCGCACTATTGTTGGTTGCAGTATTTTAGAATTCCCTACGGTATATGCCAATGATGCCGATGAATACATCAGCAAAGCGCTGGCTGCACGTCAGTCATTTGTCGGGCAAGCCGGCATCAGCTTCCGCCTTGCGCCGCATGCACCGTACACCGTAGCCGATGAGACTTTTAGCAAAATCATTGCGCTGTCTGAAAAACTAGGTATCGATATCCATTGCCATATTCATGAAACTCAGGACGAGGTCGATACCAGCCTCAAACAATACGGCATGCGTCCGCTAGAGCGCTTGCATCAGCTAGGACTCCTAAGCCCTGCCCTGATCGCTGCGCATGTGGTGCATGCCAACGATGCCGAAATCGCGCTACTGGCAAGACAAGGTGTACATGTCGCTCACAATCCTGCCAGCAATCTTAAACTCGCCTCTGGCTTTGCCCGTGTGCATGATATGCAAACAGCGGGTATTCAGGTTGGTATCGGTACCGATGGCGCAGCCAGTAACAACAAGCTCGATTTGCTAGGTGATCTGCGTATGGCAGCGCTGCTGTCCAAAGCACAATCCGGCAACCCAACCGCACTCAATGCCAGCATCGCACTGGAAATGGCAACATTGTCTGGTGCCAAAGCATTGGGCATGGATCAGCAAATCGGTAGCCTGGTCGCAGGCAAACAAGCTGACCTGATCGCCATTGATTTGTCCGCAATAGAAACGCAACCTCTGTTCGATCCGATATCGCAAATAGTCTACGCCGCTGGGCGAGAACAAGTCAGCCACGTCTGGGTCAATGGCAAGTGTCTGATGAGCGACAGAGTATTCTGCGATTTGCAGATGGATCAGTTATTAGATAAGGCACGTTGGTGGCAGAAAAAGATCGCTGTTGCTACGGTATAA
- a CDS encoding HDOD domain-containing protein → MTPDQPSPSSQHLLLIDVIKHIKSLPTLPAVAQEMLSNLNDDDISLDTIAEKVSHDQSLTASTLRLANSSMFGSNSKVVTLQQAVSMLGIRQIKNLIQLTAIANSFPTSRCRNFDFQAFWRHSVATAECAELISRTLSMKHDFAYTAGLLHDIGRLVLVTRFPAQYEQAILYREQEDCYLLEAEHAVMNIDHVTAGLALAEHWQFSEAIRDAIRGHHDPEIEGLNSIAAIVHVANAIVHALDISQVEDDLVPLISQMAWNTLGLDKSDYLAIFRETEMRFEALDGILL, encoded by the coding sequence ATGACCCCTGATCAACCCTCACCCAGCAGCCAGCATTTGCTCTTAATTGATGTAATTAAACACATAAAATCTTTGCCGACTTTGCCCGCAGTGGCGCAAGAAATGTTGTCCAATTTAAATGACGATGATATTAGTCTGGACACGATTGCAGAAAAAGTGTCGCACGACCAGTCACTGACCGCCAGCACGCTTCGGTTAGCAAACTCGTCAATGTTTGGCAGCAATTCTAAAGTAGTGACATTGCAACAGGCTGTCAGCATGCTGGGTATCAGGCAAATAAAAAATTTAATCCAACTCACGGCAATCGCAAATAGTTTTCCAACGTCACGTTGCAGGAACTTTGATTTTCAGGCATTTTGGCGACATAGCGTGGCGACGGCAGAATGCGCTGAACTGATCTCACGCACGCTCTCGATGAAGCACGATTTTGCTTACACCGCGGGCTTATTGCACGATATTGGCAGACTGGTTTTAGTGACGCGTTTTCCAGCACAATATGAGCAAGCGATTCTGTATAGAGAACAAGAAGATTGTTATTTGCTGGAGGCAGAGCATGCAGTCATGAATATTGATCATGTCACCGCAGGTTTGGCACTAGCAGAACATTGGCAATTTTCTGAAGCGATCCGAGATGCGATTCGCGGACATCATGATCCAGAAATAGAAGGACTCAATTCGATTGCGGCGATTGTGCATGTGGCAAATGCAATCGTCCATGCGTTAGATATCAGCCAGGTAGAGGATGATCTGGTACCGTTAATATCACAGATGGCATGGAACACCTTAGGCTTAGATAAATCAGATTATCTAGCGATATTCCGCGAGACTGAAATGCGTTTTGAGGCCTTAGACGGTATTTTATTGTAG